Proteins from a single region of Companilactobacillus farciminis KCTC 3681 = DSM 20184:
- a CDS encoding aspartate carbamoyltransferase catalytic subunit, whose protein sequence is MKNILSMSQLSNEEVLNLIDSAIDFKAGKKSEIGQDKFAINLFFENSTRTKSSFQVAEMKLGMKEIEFEASTSSTSKGETLYDTVKTEESIGASVAVIRHSQDKYYEDLVNNHNLKIHIINGGDGTGQHPSQSLLDLMTIYEHFGSFDGLKVGIIGDLSHSRVAHSNAEILTRLGASVCFGGLDSWYTPEFAEIGPHMSVDELCQEMDVVMLLRVQHERLSAEENKNFSKADYFEKYGLDMDRVNMMKPDAMIMHPAPVNRGAEIADDVVECDKSYIFPQMANGVFMRMAMIEAVLEGDNAEDELTGQKCKIVLHK, encoded by the coding sequence ATGAAAAATATACTTTCTATGTCACAATTATCAAACGAAGAGGTACTGAACTTAATTGATTCTGCAATTGATTTCAAGGCCGGCAAGAAATCAGAAATCGGCCAAGATAAATTTGCCATCAATTTGTTTTTTGAAAATAGTACGAGAACAAAATCTAGTTTCCAAGTAGCTGAAATGAAGCTAGGGATGAAAGAAATCGAATTTGAAGCCTCAACATCTTCAACATCTAAAGGCGAAACGCTCTATGATACGGTCAAGACTGAAGAGAGTATCGGCGCTAGCGTAGCAGTCATTCGTCACAGCCAAGATAAGTACTATGAAGACTTAGTAAACAATCACAATTTAAAGATTCACATCATCAACGGTGGCGATGGTACTGGTCAACATCCTTCACAATCACTCTTAGATTTAATGACGATTTACGAACATTTTGGCAGCTTTGATGGTTTAAAAGTTGGTATTATCGGGGACTTAAGTCATTCACGAGTAGCGCATTCTAATGCTGAAATTTTAACAAGACTAGGGGCATCAGTTTGCTTCGGTGGATTAGATTCATGGTACACGCCAGAATTTGCAGAAATTGGACCACATATGAGTGTCGACGAACTTTGTCAAGAAATGGACGTTGTAATGCTACTTAGAGTTCAACACGAACGTCTTTCTGCTGAAGAAAACAAAAACTTCTCCAAAGCTGATTATTTTGAAAAATACGGTTTAGATATGGATCGTGTCAATATGATGAAGCCAGATGCAATGATCATGCACCCAGCACCAGTTAACCGAGGAGCAGAAATCGCTGATGATGTTGTGGAATGCGACAAATCATACATCTTCCCCCAAATGGCTAACGGGGTCTTTATGAGAATGGCAATGATTGAAGCAGTTTTAGAAGGAGATAATGCAGAAGATGAACTTACTGGTCAAAAATGCAAAATTGTTCTACATAAATAA
- a CDS encoding L-lactate permease, translated as MILIALSAVILPLILLGILNMPATKGMSISATIVLLEGYFFWKMPSKVLLASILQSVHKALPILWILFGALMMLNILQHTGAIDRINSGFHQISADMRLQLILVAFLFGGLIEGVSGFGTPAMVTAPLMIALGYSPMAAVTLSLVADSTPASFGAVGTPLTVGLSNVSDKSDFLNNIGQRITQLDLFSGTFMPLLLVFMLIFLFGKNDEKKSKDFLALVPWTLFIGLVYSLFALIVSFLISYEFVAILAPFFTIIVAIISIKINFLLPKKILQKPWTTSTKEIKSDHSMSLLTAWSPYIVVILLLLATRTIMPLKNFLTQNINLSWNNILGFKQINSDWEFLYSPGTLLTIAAIIGLLLQVKSLKSFLPTAKKVAFSMKSTAIALIVTLIMVQIFTNSELNQSNIPSMPMYIAQVISKYLSSVWIVIAPFLGQLGSFVTGSTTVSTLTFGQIQADIATKAGVGTDLVLAAQLIGAAAGNMICVHNIVSVSSVVGLTGQEGNILRKTAVPALIYGLVVGIVGFIFTLVI; from the coding sequence ATGATTTTAATCGCACTTTCAGCTGTTATTTTGCCACTAATTCTTTTGGGGATTCTCAATATGCCAGCTACCAAAGGGATGTCGATCAGTGCAACTATCGTTTTATTAGAGGGTTATTTCTTTTGGAAAATGCCTAGCAAGGTATTGTTAGCATCGATTCTCCAATCTGTTCACAAAGCTTTGCCCATTCTCTGGATATTATTCGGTGCCTTGATGATGCTAAATATTTTGCAACACACTGGAGCAATTGATCGTATCAATTCTGGATTTCATCAAATTTCCGCAGATATGCGACTCCAATTGATTTTAGTCGCCTTCTTATTTGGTGGTCTGATTGAAGGAGTCTCTGGATTCGGTACGCCAGCAATGGTTACAGCTCCTTTGATGATTGCTTTAGGATACTCGCCTATGGCTGCAGTTACTTTATCACTAGTAGCTGATTCGACGCCTGCTTCTTTTGGTGCCGTGGGAACACCTTTGACAGTTGGTTTGAGTAACGTCAGCGACAAGAGCGATTTCTTAAATAATATCGGCCAACGTATCACTCAATTAGACTTATTTTCTGGAACGTTCATGCCACTTTTACTAGTCTTCATGCTGATATTCCTCTTTGGTAAAAATGACGAAAAGAAATCAAAAGACTTTTTAGCTTTAGTACCTTGGACTTTATTCATCGGCCTAGTTTACAGTCTATTCGCTTTAATAGTTTCATTTTTGATCAGTTACGAATTCGTAGCAATTTTAGCACCATTCTTCACTATTATCGTTGCCATTATTTCTATCAAAATCAACTTCCTATTGCCGAAGAAAATTCTTCAAAAACCTTGGACAACTTCAACTAAGGAAATTAAGTCCGATCATTCAATGTCCCTACTGACAGCTTGGTCACCATACATCGTTGTTATTTTGTTACTTTTAGCCACAAGAACTATCATGCCTTTAAAGAACTTTTTAACGCAAAACATTAACTTATCTTGGAATAATATCCTCGGCTTCAAACAAATCAACTCTGACTGGGAGTTTCTCTACTCTCCTGGTACTTTGTTGACAATTGCCGCCATCATCGGTCTATTGCTTCAAGTTAAATCGCTCAAATCTTTCTTACCTACTGCTAAAAAAGTTGCTTTTTCAATGAAATCCACTGCGATTGCTTTAATAGTAACTTTGATCATGGTACAAATTTTTACTAACTCAGAATTAAATCAAAGCAACATCCCTAGCATGCCAATGTACATCGCTCAAGTTATTTCCAAATACTTATCTTCCGTTTGGATCGTCATTGCACCGTTCTTAGGACAATTAGGTTCATTTGTCACTGGTAGTACGACCGTTTCAACTTTGACTTTTGGACAGATTCAAGCCGATATTGCTACTAAAGCTGGCGTCGGTACTGACCTAGTTTTAGCTGCTCAATTGATCGGTGCAGCTGCAGGTAATATGATCTGCGTTCACAACATCGTTTCAGTTAGTTCAGTTGTTGGTCTTACCGGTCAAGAGGGTAACATTTTAAGAAAAACCGCTGTACCGGCCTTAATTTACGGACTAGTCGTTGGTATCGTCGGTTTTATCTTCACACTCGTTATCTAA
- the pyrE gene encoding orotate phosphoribosyltransferase, with amino-acid sequence MDTVSVANNIASQLLKIKAVTLNPKEPFVWASGIKAPIYTDNRLTIAYPDFRQTIAHDLAELIKEKYPEAEVIGGVATAGIPHATGVSNILNLPLNYVRPQKKDHGKKSQIEGRCQKGDKVVLIDDLISTGGSILKAVKAVEEEGGDVIGTVAIFSYDLPESTKNFADAHTKLFTLTDYPTMIQVAQQLNYVEESDMELLQQWYQDPESWGK; translated from the coding sequence ATGGATACAGTCTCAGTCGCAAACAATATTGCCAGTCAATTATTAAAGATCAAGGCGGTGACCTTGAATCCTAAGGAACCTTTCGTATGGGCTAGTGGTATTAAGGCACCGATTTATACGGACAATCGTTTGACCATTGCTTATCCAGATTTTCGCCAAACAATTGCGCATGATTTAGCCGAATTGATCAAAGAAAAATATCCTGAAGCTGAAGTTATCGGAGGAGTTGCCACAGCCGGAATTCCACACGCTACTGGTGTTTCTAATATTTTGAACTTGCCACTGAACTACGTCCGTCCGCAAAAAAAAGACCACGGCAAGAAGAGTCAAATCGAAGGTCGCTGTCAAAAGGGTGACAAAGTTGTTTTGATTGATGACTTGATTTCAACTGGTGGTAGTATTTTAAAAGCTGTTAAGGCTGTTGAAGAAGAAGGCGGAGATGTAATTGGAACAGTCGCAATTTTCTCCTATGATTTGCCAGAAAGTACCAAGAATTTCGCCGATGCGCACACTAAATTATTTACATTGACAGATTATCCAACCATGATTCAAGTAGCTCAACAGTTAAACTACGTTGAAGAAAGCGATATGGAATTATTGCAACAATGGTATCAAGATCCAGAAAGTTGGGGTAAATAA
- a CDS encoding acyl-CoA thioesterase, whose product MIQKTCQQTRTISERIIFDKDLNDKRTLFGGKTLSLLDENAGLASFKFVKGKIATAGYDHINFWNPITTDKYIKMESFVTGVYHRQIEVFTKIISRDIKTDQPEIAFTSFCTLIVLKSNNEIAIPEIIPETAEEKYLCQGFENRLKQRKTEYLRKNEFLGHLSLN is encoded by the coding sequence ATGATTCAAAAGACATGTCAGCAAACTAGAACTATTAGTGAACGAATTATTTTTGATAAAGATTTAAACGATAAAAGAACGCTCTTTGGTGGCAAGACTTTGAGTTTATTGGATGAGAACGCCGGTTTAGCTAGTTTTAAGTTCGTCAAAGGTAAGATTGCTACGGCGGGATACGATCATATTAATTTTTGGAATCCAATTACGACTGATAAGTACATCAAAATGGAGTCTTTTGTGACAGGTGTTTATCATCGACAGATAGAAGTTTTTACCAAGATAATCAGTCGGGACATAAAAACTGATCAACCAGAGATTGCTTTCACCAGCTTTTGTACTTTGATAGTCTTAAAATCTAATAATGAAATAGCAATTCCTGAAATCATCCCAGAGACTGCCGAGGAAAAATACCTTTGCCAAGGATTTGAAAATCGTTTAAAGCAAAGAAAAACTGAATATTTACGAAAAAATGAATTCTTAGGACATTTGAGTCTAAATTAA
- a CDS encoding quinone-dependent dihydroorotate dehydrogenase yields MSLYKLVRPVIFKGDPEVDHHLVASGLKMFNKTPEILETMFQAKKPNNIKVTVKGVTFDSPIGIAAGFDKKAEFYNSLGALGAGFVEIGSVTKNDQPGNKKKRIFRLPEDNAIINRMGLNNLGVEETRHHLANTPKHVKVGISVAPGHGLSSEEMVEEMVEDIKEIHSFGDYIALNQSCPNQKGVTTLQEIPVAKNLLQKIHNLHIKEPVFCKFGNDITAEQLIELIQETDGLMDGIILTNTASNPSPIHDNLKSAHKNEGGGLSGKPIFKKSLSLTKAIHSAFPDLPIMFSGGVFTPEDAKAALIAGASLVQVYTGFIYNGPTLMKQINQYLSENEIINSDDYQNVCEAPIRDSEDITVAPINEDKKVELDANSGASFHE; encoded by the coding sequence ATGAGTCTATACAAGTTAGTTCGTCCAGTGATTTTCAAAGGTGATCCTGAAGTCGACCATCATTTGGTGGCTAGTGGTTTGAAGATGTTTAATAAGACGCCAGAAATTTTGGAAACAATGTTTCAAGCTAAAAAGCCTAATAATATTAAGGTGACCGTCAAAGGAGTTACTTTCGATTCACCAATTGGTATTGCTGCAGGTTTTGATAAAAAAGCTGAATTTTATAACAGTTTGGGTGCTTTAGGTGCAGGATTTGTTGAAATTGGAAGTGTCACCAAGAATGATCAACCCGGCAACAAGAAAAAACGGATCTTTCGTTTGCCAGAAGACAACGCTATTATCAATCGTATGGGTTTGAATAATTTGGGCGTTGAAGAAACAAGACATCACTTGGCTAATACTCCTAAACACGTCAAAGTTGGTATCAGTGTAGCCCCAGGGCATGGTTTGAGTAGTGAAGAAATGGTCGAAGAGATGGTTGAAGACATCAAGGAAATCCATTCTTTTGGTGATTACATCGCTTTGAATCAAAGTTGTCCTAATCAAAAGGGTGTCACGACTTTACAAGAAATTCCTGTAGCTAAGAACTTGTTGCAAAAGATTCACAATTTGCACATCAAAGAACCGGTTTTTTGTAAATTTGGCAATGACATCACTGCTGAACAACTAATTGAATTGATTCAAGAAACTGACGGTTTAATGGACGGAATTATTTTAACTAATACAGCTTCAAACCCTAGTCCAATTCATGACAACCTCAAGTCAGCTCATAAAAATGAAGGCGGTGGCCTCAGTGGCAAGCCAATCTTCAAGAAATCATTGAGTTTAACTAAGGCAATCCATTCAGCTTTTCCAGATTTACCGATCATGTTTTCTGGTGGGGTGTTCACGCCTGAAGATGCCAAAGCAGCTTTAATTGCAGGCGCAAGTTTAGTTCAAGTTTATACAGGCTTTATTTATAACGGACCTACGTTAATGAAACAAATTAATCAATATTTATCAGAAAATGAAATTATTAATTCAGATGATTATCAAAATGTTTGTGAAGCACCAATTAGAGATTCTGAAGATATAACCGTTGCACCAATTAACGAAGATAAAAAAGTGGAATTGGACGCCAATTCTGGCGCATCATTTCACGAATAA
- the tyrS gene encoding tyrosine--tRNA ligase codes for MNIIDELSWRGLINQQSDEEGLRKLVDEKAISLYCGMDPTGDSMHIGHLLPFMTLERFAKAGHHPYIVIGGATGSIGDPSGKKAERPMQTMDQVNHNVEALSNQANKIFSNFTMVNNYDWTHQIGILDFLRDYGKLFNVNTMLNKEIISSRLEVGISFTEFTYQILQSLDFLTLYRQHNVQLQVGGGDQWGNLTAGLDLIHKAEGQDAKVYALTIPLLLKADGTKFGKTAGGAVWLDPKKTSPYEFYQFWFNQDDKDVINLLKKFTFLSKEEIDKLADAVKTAPEKRLAQKTLAEEVTKFVHGEEALKTAEKITEVLFSGEIQELTTEEVAEAFHGVPSEEISSDPINLVDLLIAVNVDKSKRQAREDIQNGAIRINGERLTDTTTEIDPKDSFDGKYIVIRRGKKKYFLAKIN; via the coding sequence ATTTCTTTATACTGTGGAATGGATCCAACAGGAGATTCAATGCACATCGGTCACTTGTTGCCTTTTATGACTTTGGAAAGATTTGCTAAAGCTGGTCATCATCCTTATATCGTTATCGGTGGAGCTACTGGTTCAATCGGTGACCCAAGTGGTAAAAAAGCTGAACGTCCTATGCAAACCATGGATCAAGTTAACCACAACGTAGAGGCTTTGAGTAACCAAGCTAATAAGATCTTCAGTAACTTTACAATGGTCAATAACTACGACTGGACTCATCAAATTGGGATTTTGGACTTCTTGCGTGATTACGGTAAATTATTTAACGTTAATACAATGTTGAACAAGGAAATTATTTCTAGTCGTCTAGAAGTTGGTATTTCCTTTACTGAATTTACTTACCAAATCTTGCAATCACTTGATTTCTTGACACTTTACCGTCAACACAACGTGCAATTGCAAGTTGGTGGTGGTGACCAATGGGGTAATTTGACTGCTGGTTTGGATTTGATCCACAAAGCTGAAGGTCAAGATGCTAAAGTTTATGCTTTGACAATTCCATTATTGCTTAAAGCTGATGGTACAAAATTCGGTAAGACAGCTGGTGGTGCTGTATGGCTTGATCCTAAGAAGACTTCACCTTACGAATTCTATCAATTCTGGTTCAACCAAGATGACAAAGATGTTATCAACCTATTGAAGAAATTCACTTTCTTGTCAAAAGAAGAAATTGATAAATTGGCTGACGCAGTTAAGACCGCACCTGAAAAACGTTTGGCCCAAAAGACTTTGGCTGAAGAAGTTACTAAATTCGTTCACGGTGAAGAAGCCTTAAAGACTGCTGAAAAGATCACTGAAGTATTGTTCTCTGGTGAAATCCAAGAATTGACAACCGAAGAAGTTGCTGAAGCTTTCCACGGTGTTCCTAGTGAAGAAATCTCAAGTGACCCTATCAATTTAGTTGACCTCTTGATTGCTGTTAATGTCGATAAGTCAAAACGTCAAGCTCGTGAAGATATTCAAAATGGCGCTATTAGAATCAATGGGGAAAGATTGACTGATACAACAACTGAAATCGATCCAAAAGATTCATTTGACGGCAAGTACATCGTAATTCGTCGTGGTAAGAAGAAATATTTCTTAGCAAAAATTAACTAA
- the pyrF gene encoding orotidine-5'-phosphate decarboxylase, protein MNKPVIVALDFADDFECINFLNQFPKDQKLFLKIGLEMFCQFGYPFVRNLRERGYNIFLDLKLHDIPNTVKRTCEMIAKWDVQMLTVHASGGAEMIAAAKKGLAGSDTKLLAVTQLTSLGQTELRDELQVPLKSQDYVTHLAKLAFDNKADGVISSALEVPMIKQATSEDFLCVTPGIRPKASQVEDQKRVATPAKAKTLGSDAIVVGRPITLAENGYQAYMNICKEWNK, encoded by the coding sequence ATGAATAAGCCAGTAATAGTAGCGTTAGATTTTGCAGATGATTTTGAATGTATTAATTTTTTGAACCAATTTCCTAAGGATCAAAAGTTGTTTTTGAAGATTGGCTTGGAAATGTTTTGTCAATTCGGTTATCCGTTTGTCAGAAATTTGAGAGAGCGTGGTTACAATATTTTCCTTGATTTGAAGTTGCATGATATTCCCAATACAGTTAAGAGAACTTGCGAAATGATTGCCAAGTGGGATGTTCAAATGCTTACAGTGCATGCTAGTGGTGGTGCTGAAATGATTGCTGCAGCTAAGAAGGGCTTAGCAGGTTCTGATACGAAATTATTAGCAGTTACCCAGTTGACTTCATTAGGACAAACTGAATTAAGGGATGAATTGCAAGTGCCATTGAAATCTCAAGATTACGTTACTCATCTAGCAAAATTAGCGTTTGATAACAAGGCCGACGGTGTCATTTCATCAGCTTTGGAAGTGCCAATGATCAAACAAGCTACTAGCGAAGACTTTTTATGTGTTACCCCTGGTATTCGTCCCAAAGCATCACAAGTGGAAGATCAAAAACGTGTCGCTACACCAGCTAAAGCTAAGACTTTAGGTAGTGATGCCATTGTGGTTGGTCGTCCGATTACTTTAGCTGAAAATGGTTATCAAGCATACATGAATATTTGTAAGGAGTGGAATAAATAA
- a CDS encoding dihydroorotase: MNLLVKNAKLFYINKLINCDLLIENGKFSKIAENIHPQGSKIIDAKFNLVTPGLVDIHVHFREPGQVHKETIETGTKASAHGGFTTVGAMPNVIPVPDDADKFSKQIELNQKNSVIHTLQYAPVTKDETSDELVDIEELDKLGAFAFSNDGHGIMNAKSMFDAMERIAAINSHLAAHVEDKNLFNKGVINFGPAATRLGLPGIQQVAETSQLARDLMLAKETGVHYHVCHISTKDGVDLVRMAKDAGINVTCEVSPHHLLLSEDDILTDDANFKMNPPLRSENDRKTLIHGLQDGTIDMIATDHAPHAENEKNQGFEKSAFGITGIETSFPLMYSRLVKTGIISLEKLLNLMSTNPSRIFDLNEAGEIKLGQKADFSIINLADEFEINKKDFISKGFNSPFIGQKVFGAVQQTYCDGQLVYSK; the protein is encoded by the coding sequence ATGAACTTACTGGTCAAAAATGCAAAATTGTTCTACATAAATAAATTAATCAATTGCGATTTGTTAATCGAAAATGGCAAGTTTTCTAAAATTGCAGAAAACATTCATCCTCAAGGCAGTAAAATAATCGATGCTAAGTTTAATTTAGTTACGCCGGGTTTGGTTGATATCCACGTTCACTTCAGAGAACCAGGTCAAGTTCACAAAGAAACAATCGAGACAGGAACCAAAGCTTCAGCTCACGGTGGTTTTACGACAGTTGGTGCGATGCCTAATGTTATTCCAGTACCTGACGATGCCGACAAATTTTCTAAACAGATTGAACTTAATCAAAAGAATTCGGTTATCCATACTTTGCAATACGCACCAGTTACTAAGGATGAAACTAGCGATGAATTAGTTGATATTGAAGAATTGGATAAATTGGGAGCTTTCGCCTTTTCTAATGATGGACACGGAATTATGAATGCTAAGTCGATGTTTGATGCGATGGAAAGAATTGCAGCTATCAACAGCCACCTAGCAGCTCATGTCGAAGATAAGAATCTCTTTAATAAAGGTGTAATCAATTTTGGACCAGCAGCCACACGTTTAGGCTTGCCAGGCATTCAACAAGTAGCAGAAACGTCACAGTTGGCTAGAGATCTGATGCTTGCTAAGGAAACTGGCGTTCACTACCACGTCTGTCACATTTCTACTAAGGACGGCGTTGATTTAGTCAGAATGGCTAAGGATGCTGGAATCAACGTTACTTGTGAAGTATCGCCACATCACTTGTTGTTGAGCGAAGACGATATTTTGACAGATGATGCTAATTTCAAGATGAATCCACCATTGCGTAGTGAAAATGATCGAAAAACGTTGATCCACGGTCTCCAAGATGGCACGATCGACATGATTGCAACTGACCATGCGCCACACGCTGAAAATGAGAAAAATCAAGGTTTTGAAAAGAGTGCTTTTGGAATAACAGGTATCGAAACAAGTTTTCCATTGATGTACAGTCGTTTGGTCAAGACCGGAATTATCAGCTTAGAAAAATTATTGAACCTGATGTCGACTAATCCAAGTAGGATTTTTGACTTAAATGAAGCTGGAGAAATCAAGCTCGGACAAAAGGCTGATTTTTCAATTATTAATTTAGCTGATGAATTTGAAATCAACAAAAAAGATTTTATTTCCAAAGGTTTCAATAGTCCTTTCATTGGACAAAAAGTCTTTGGAGCAGTGCAACAAACTTATTGTGATGGACAACTAGTCTATTCAAAATAA